The Spirochaetales bacterium genomic sequence GATAGGTTCGGCTTTTTTAATATATTCGGAATATATCGATTCATCATCTATTTTAACGTATTCGATAATTATATAAACAGCCATTTTTTACTCCAGAATTCATAACAAGAAACACTATGCTATCCGTAATACGAAAACGCCCCACCCCAGATAGCGCCGGCCATACCTGAGATATATTCGCCGGTTGTTGGCTGTCCATTCGCGTAATTTTGCTGCGTCTGGATCATCCGGATTCGCGGCTAAAAAGTCGTTCACCGCCATCCATTGCGGCGCTTCATACCGGTCCCAGGAATCATGATCGGCGACGACCATCCCGACCAGATTCATACCCGCAGATTCAAAGCGTTCCAGGGTGCCGTCCAGAGAAACAAAATCGTCCCTGCCGATACCTTCGGCGGCATAGGCGGCAAACGCGTCTTCCGGCGGCGGATCGATCCAGAAAGGCTCGCCGACCAACACCACTCCGCCAGGTTTTAGCGGTAATTTCATCATTTTCAGCGTCCCGATCAAACCATTGCCGATCCATGTCGCTCCGATGCAGCTGACCACATCAAAATCGTGGGTTTCTTTGGGATATTTTGCCGCATCATCCTGGACGAATGTTACTCTTTCCGCTGCGCCCAATTCTTCCGCGCGTTCTTTTGCCGCATCAAGGAAAACGGAACTGATATCCACACCCGTACCGCATATTCTGTACTTTTGCGACCATCGGCACAACATCTCCCCCTTTCCGCAGGCAAGATCGAGTTGTTTCATCGTTTGATCGAGACGGCATATTTCACCCAGCAGCATCAGCTTTTCTTCCGTGAACGGATTAAGGATACGGTGATATGTTTCCGCGATTTCGTGAAATCTTAACGACATAATCGCACCTCCTCACTTACGCCCGCCATAGCGGAGGCACTCATATGCCGTCGGCAAGCTGTTTCAGGACACAGTGATTTTGACATATTTCGTACAACAATTCAATATCGCATTAAGCAATATCTTTGATACATTCCCCGCTTTTTATCTCTTCAATTAAATCATTCATGAATCTGGCGGCGGGGGCCCCGTCTATAATATCATGGTCAAATGACGCCGTCAGGCATAAGTATTTGCATTTGTTATTTTTA encodes the following:
- a CDS encoding class I SAM-dependent methyltransferase; translation: MSLRFHEIAETYHRILNPFTEEKLMLLGEICRLDQTMKQLDLACGKGEMLCRWSQKYRICGTGVDISSVFLDAAKERAEELGAAERVTFVQDDAAKYPKETHDFDVVSCIGATWIGNGLIGTLKMMKLPLKPGGVVLVGEPFWIDPPPEDAFAAYAAEGIGRDDFVSLDGTLERFESAGMNLVGMVVADHDSWDRYEAPQWMAVNDFLAANPDDPDAAKLREWTANNRRIYLRYGRRYLGWGVFVLRIA